One Ricinus communis isolate WT05 ecotype wild-type chromosome 1, ASM1957865v1, whole genome shotgun sequence DNA window includes the following coding sequences:
- the LOC8271844 gene encoding LRR receptor-like serine/threonine-protein kinase RGI3, translated as MPATLSNLFLSHNICSFSFTFFLSINFVFLHSCYSSIDEQGQVLLAWKNSLNSSADELASWNPLDSTPCKWVGVHCNSNGMVTEISLKAVDLQGSLPSNFQSLKFLKTLVLSSANLTGNIPKEFGEYRELSLIDLSDNSLSGEIPVEICRLKKLQSLSLNTNFLEGEIPSDIGNLSGLVYLTLFDNQISGEIPKSIGALSRLEIFRAGGNKNLKGELPLEIGNCTNLVVLGLAETSISGSLPSSIGKLKRIQTLAIYTSLLSGPIPEEIGDCSELQNLYLYQNSLSGSIPKRIGELTKLQSLLLWQNSLVGTIPDELGSCAELTVIDFSVNLLTGTIPRSLGNLLKLQELQLSVNQLTGTIPVEITNCTALTHLEVDNNAISGEIPASIGNLNSLTLFFAWQNNLTGNVPDSLSNCQNLQAVDLSYNHLFGSIPKQIFGLQNLTKLLLISNDLSGFIPPDIGNCTNLYRLRLSRNRLAGTIPSEIGNLKSLNFIDLSNNHFIGGIPPSISGCQNLEFLDLHSNGITGSLPDTLPESLQFVDVSDNRLAGPLTHSIGLLTELTKLVLARNQLSGRIPAEILSCSKLQLLNLGDNGFSGDIPKELGQIPALEISLNLSSNQFSGVIPSEFSGLSKLAVLDLSHNKLKGKLDVLADLQNLVSLNVSFNDFSGELPNTPFFRKLPLSDLASNQGLHISGTVTPVDTLGPASQTRSAMKLLMSVLLSASAVLVLLAIYMLIRVRMANNGLMEDYNWQMTLYQKLDFSIEDIVRNLTSSNVIGTGSSGVVYKVTIPNGDTLAVKKMWSSEESGAFSSEIQTLGSIRHRNIVRLLGWASNRNLKLLFYDYLPNGSLSSLLHGAAKGGAEWETRYDIVLGVAHALAYLHHDCVPAILHGDVKAMNVLIGPGYEPYLADFGLARVVNSNFTDDVAKPSQRPHLAGSYGYMAPEHASMQRINEKSDVYSFGVVLLEVLTGRHPLDPTLPGGAPLVQWVRDHLASKKDPVDILDSKLRGRADPTMHEMLQTLAVSFLCISNRPDDRPTMKDVAAMLKEIRHIDPIRPDPDMSKGGGMTAIRSSPSPAAGIVVSQGSSNCSFAFSDDESIYHG; from the exons ATGCCTGCAACTCTAAGtaatctctttctttctcacaATATTTGCTCCTTCTCCTTCACCTTCTTTTTGTCAATAAACTTTGTTTTCCTTCATTCTTGTTATTCTTCCATTGACGAACAAGGCCAAGTTCTTTTAGCATGGAAGAACAGTTTAAACAGCTCAGCAGATGAACTCGCTTCATGGAATCCTTTAGACTCAACTCCATGCAAATGGGTTGGTGTTCATTGCAACTCAAATGGGATGGTTACAGAGATAAGCTTGAAAGCAGTGGATTTGCAAGGTTCATTGCCTTCAAATTTTCAGTCACTTAAGTTCTTGAAGACTCTTGTTCTTTCTTCAGCTAATCTCACTGGCAACATTCCCAAAGAGTTTGGTGAATATCGTGAACTGAGTTTGATTGATCTTAGTGATAATTCTTTATCAGGTGAAATACCAGTAGAAATATGCAGACTAAAGAAACTGCAGAGTTTATCTCTCAATACAAATTTTCTTGAAGGTGAAATCCCTTCTGATATTGGCAATCTCTCGGGCCTTGTGTATTTGACTCTTTTCGACAATCAAATCTCCGGCGAGATTCCGAAGAGCATTGGGGCATTAAGCAGACTAGAGATTTTCAGAGCAGGTGGAAACAAAAATCTCAAAGGTGAGTTGCCTCTGGAGATTGGGAACTGCACCAACTTGGTTGTATTAGGCCTCGCCGAAACCAGCATTTCTGGGAGTTTACCTTCGTCAATTGGAAAGTTGAAGAGAATCCAAACTCTAGCTATTTATACATCACTCCTATCAGGTCCTATTCCAGAAGAGATTGGGGACTGCAGTGAGTTGCAGAACTTGTACCTGTATCAGAATTCTTTATCTGGTTCGATCCCCAAGCGAATTGGGGAACTCACTAAGCTTCAGAGTCTGCTTCTATGGCAGAACAGCTTAGTGGGTACAATCCCAGATGAGCTTGGAAGCTGCGCAGAGCTTACAGTCATTGATTTTTCAGTGAATCTTCTGACTGGAACTATACCAAGAAGTCTCGGAAACCTTTTGAAGTTGCAAGAGCTTCAGCTAAGTGTTAATCAATTAACAGGCACCATTCCTGTTGAAATCACAAATTGTACAGCTCTCACTCATCTTGAAGTAGATAACAATGCTATTTCGGGTGAGATTCCTGCTTCTATTGGTAATCTAAACAGCTTGACATTATTCTTCGCTTGGCAGAACAATCTAACAGGAAACGTTCCGGATTCTCTATCAAATTGTCAGAATCTTCAGGCTGTTGATCTCTCATACAATCATCTTTTTGGTTCAATACCGAAACAGATTTTCGGGTTGCAGAATCTAACCAAGCTACTGCTAATTTCCAATGACTTATCTGGCTTCATACCCCCTGATATAGGGAACTGCACCAATCTGTACAGGTTGAGGTTAAGTAGGAACCGGCTCGCGGGTACTATTCCATCGGAGATTGGAAATTTGAAGAGTTTGAATTTCATTGACTTGAGCAACAATCATTTCATTGGAGGAATCCCTCCATCCATATCTGGATGCCAAAACCTCGAGTTTCTTGATCTTCATTCAAATGGGATTACTGGTTCTTTACCAGATACTCTGCCTGAAAGCCTACAGTTTGTTGATGTATCAGACAATAGGCTTGCAGGTCCACTGACTCATAGCATTGGGTTATTGACTGAATTAACCAAGCTTGTTTTGGCAAGGAATCAGCTTTCCGGCCGAATTCCAGCGGAGATATTGTCTTGCAGTAAACTGCAATTGCTCAACCTTGGAGACAATGGTTTTTCTGGAGATATCCCGAAAGAGCTTGGTCAAATTCCAGCACTTGAAATCTCTCTCAATCTTAGCAGCAACCAGTTTTCTGGTGTGATCCCATCTGAATTCTCTGGTCTTAGCAAGCTAGCAGTGCTTGACCTCTCCCACAACAAGCTCAAAGGGAAATTAGATGTTCTTGCAGACCTCCAAAACCTTGTTTCCCTTAATGTCTCTTTCAATGACTTCTCTGGTGAATTGCCTAACACACCATTTTTTCGAAAGCTCCCGCTTAGTGACCTTGCTTCAAATCAAGGTCTCCACATTTCTGGAACAGTAACACCTGTTGATACCTTGGGACCTGCAAGCCAGACTAGATCAGCAATGAAGCTGCTGATGTCAGTTCTTCTTAGTGCAAGTGCAGTTCTAGTTCTGCTGGCAATCTACATGTTAATCCGTGTCCGAATGGCTAACAATGGGCTGATGGAAGATTATAACTGGCAAATGACTTTGTATCAGAAGCTTGATTTCTCAATTGAGGACATTGTTAGAAATCTAACATCATCTAATGTAATAGGCACAGGAAGCTCAGGAGTTGTATATAAGGTGACAATTCCAAATGGGGATACACTGGCAGTTAAGAAGATGTGGTCATCAGAAGAATCAGGAGCATTCAGTTCTGAAATTCAGACACTTGGTTCAATCAGACACCGTAACATTGTCCGCCTTTTAGGCTGGGCTTCGAACCGGAATCTGAAGCTTCTTTTCTATGATTACCTTCCAAATGGAAGCTTGAGTTCACTCCTTCATGGTGCTGCCAAAGGAGGAGCAGAATGGGAAACTAGATATGATATAGTTTTGGGGGTTGCACATGCTCTTGCATACTTGCACCATGACTGTGTTCCAGCTATTCTTCATGGAGATGTTAAAGCCATGAATGTTCTTATAGGACCAGGTTATGAACCATACCTAGCTGATTTTGGCCTAGCAAGAGTTGTGAATAGCAATTTTACTGATGATGTAGCCAAACCAAGCCAAAGGCCTCACCTGGCTGGTTCCTATGGATACATGGCTCCAG AGCATGCATCAATGCAGAGGATCAATGAAAAAAGTGATGTGTATAGTTTCGGTGTGGTGCTTTTAGAGGTACTAACAGGAAGACACCCATTAGACCCAACATTGCCTGGTGGTGCACCATTGGTTCAGTGGGTTAGGGACCACTTAGCAAGCAAGAAAGACCCAGTTGACATTCTTGATTCAAAGCTTAGAGGAAGGGCTGACCCTACAATGCATGAAATGCTCCAAACACTAGCTGTCTCATTTCTCTGCATCAGCAACCGACCTGATGATCGTCCAACAATGAAGGATGTTGCTGCAATGCTAAAGGAGATTAGGCACATTGATCCTATAAGGCCAGACCCGGACATGTCAAAGGGTGGAGGTATGACAGCAATCCGATCATCGCCTTCCCCTGCGGCTGGGATTGTAGTTTCACAAGGGTCTTCTAACTGCTCCTTTGCTTTCTCTGATGATGAGTCAATTTATCATGGGTAA